From a region of the Parus major isolate Abel chromosome 25LG1, Parus_major1.1, whole genome shotgun sequence genome:
- the SLC25A44 gene encoding solute carrier family 25 member 44, protein MEDKRNIPIIEWEHLDKRKFYVFGICMTMMIRVSVYPFTLIRTRLQVQKGKSLYNGTFDAFVKILRTEGAAGLYRGFLVNTFTLISGQCYVTTYELTRKYVSRYNNNNAVKSLVAGGSASLVAQSITVPIDVVSQHLMMQRKGESMGRFKVQNQDGKRLLVFGQTKDIIVQIFKADGFRGFYRGYVASLLTYIPNSAVWWPFYHFYAEQLSSLTPKDCPHLLLQAISGPLAAATASTLTNPMDVVRARVQVEGKSSIILTFKQLIAEEGPWGLTKGLSARIISATPSTIVIVVGYETLKKLSLRPELVDSRHW, encoded by the exons ATGGAGGACAAACGCAACATCCCCATCATTGAGTGGGAGCACCTGGACAAAAGGAAATTCTATGTGTTTGGGATTTGCATGACTATGATGATCCGGGTGAGCGTTTACCCCTTCACGCTCATCCGGACGCGGCTGCAGGTGCAGAAGGGCAAGAGCCTGTACAATGGGACTTTCGATGCCTTTGTGAAAATCCTGCGGACAGAAGGGGCAGCTGGGCTCTACCGTGGCTTTTTGGTCAACACCTTCACCCTGATCTCGGGACAGTGCTACGTGACAACATATGAGCTCACTCGGAAGTACGTGTCACGGTACAACAACAACAACGCTGTGAAGTCCCTGGTGGCTGGCGGCTCAGCCTCCCTGGTGGCCCAGAGCATCACGGTGCCCATCGATGTCGTCTCCCAGCACCTCATGATGCAGAGGAAGGGGGAAAGCATGGGCAGGTTCAAGGTGCAAAACCAAGATGGCAAGCGTCTGCTAGTCTTTGGTCAAACCAAGGACATCATTGTACAGATTTTCAAGGCTGACGGTTTTAGAGGCTTCTACAGGGGTTACGTGGCCTCACTGCTCACTTATATTCCCAACAGTGCGGTCTGGTGGCCCTTCTACCACTTCTATGCTG aaCAGCTTTCGAGTTTGACTCCTAAAGACTGTCCCCACCTCCTTCTGCAAGCAATATCAGGGCCACTTGCAGCTGCAACAGCTTCCACACTCACCAACCCCATGGATGTGGTGAGGGCTCGGGTCCAG GTGGAAGGCAAGAGCTCCATCATTCTCACCTTCAAACAGCTTATTGCAGAGGAAGGTCCCTGGGGGCTGACTAAAGGCCTCTCTGCCCGAATCATTTCGGCCACTCCTTCCACCATTGTCATCGTGGTGGGGTACGAAACGCTGAAGAAGCTGAGCCTGCGCCCAGAGCTGGTGGACTCAAGGCACTGGTAG